ATGACCTCTTGACCTCTTTGAGTGACACTGACTGCGCATCTATCAGTCTCCTGATGGTAGATGTACAACAGCTCCCCACATAAtacataattattttttttcaaagaaaCATAAATGAGATGCTtataaatacaaacattaaCGTGTTTGACAAGCAAAAAACTGGTTTACTTGATTTAAATAAGGTGATCAGTGCCACTCATGTTGGGGCAACACAGTTAGAGCTAATACACGATTACACCGTCAACTTATCCCATTTTCACAACGATAATCCGCTAACAGATTAGTTTAGTGCTGCCAAATTGTGACTTGTCGCCTTTGCGCCGTCCCAAAAAGTAgtggatttttctgtttttgtctgtttgggCATTGATGCTAAGCTCAGCTAACTCAATCAATTGAATTGATCAGATTTATTGGTCAGTCTAGCTTTGCTCCAGTGTCATGGGGGTGCTGTCGGGCTGTCAGTGTAGACTAAAGCACCTGTAGTGACCAAAAGGGTAAAGGGGGTGTAGATcaagctacttcctgtttacgtTCCTCGCGGACCCTTGTGAACACTGCCAGAAGATGTCCAGAAGGTAAAGAAAACACTTCTGTCTTTACTGGTGACGGTGTGGATGAGCCAGACTGCAGGGTACTGATACTGGTACTGGGACTGGTACTGGGACTGGGACTCAGTGTTTTTCTAATGACACTTTTAACAAGACAGTTCAAGAAAGTGCCCACGCTGGCGCTGGCATTGAATTGCTCCTGTTCAGCCTTGGAGTTTAAATGACCTGCATGTGGTttccagcccccacccccccctccctccttgcCTGTGCCTCCGTCCTTCTCATGGCCCccgttgtgctgctgtgctctctTCCTTACGGATTTCCTCTCACTTTTCAGGAgccttccccctctctttcacTCTACCAACCAcagccaaaaaaacccaacataatCTTGTTTAACATGAGTAAAATCTGTTCATCTAAAATCTGAAAAGAGTGGAAAGGCTCAtaaatattttctgtttgttttgattAAGAGCAATATAATGGATGTTACCTGTAACTTTTATATAAAATGTATTACTACCGACAGTGTGAACAAAACACAGATTTCCTCATAGATTTCCTCTTATCACATCACTGATAAGAGTGCAATATTCTGTTTTAAATGAGCGTTTAAAAAGTTTTGTGAATTAATTGTATTGAATTGAATCGTAAACTGAAagtaataaataatataaaatccTAGCTTTAGCCATTGCTAATGGATACTTTTGAGTCACAGTGACAAAAGTAAATTCAGGAAAAAGTAGAAAGAAAAGCTTCCCAGGTTTGGTCTCAGTATCTCCTGCATAGTTTGTCCTTGTGTGCCTGGCTGCCCCCAGGCTTGAAGACCATCGTGGGCGCCCTGATCCAGTCTGTGAAGAAGCTGTCGGATGTGATGATCCTGACCGTCTTCTGCCTGAGCGTCTTTGCTCTCATTGGTCTCCAGCTTTTCATGGGCAACCTGCGCCAAAAGTGCGTGTTCTGGCCAATAAACATCACCGACAGCCAGCTGTCCAATAAGAGCCAGCCTTTCGACTGGGACGAGTACATCACGAATGACAGTAAGTCCAGGAGTCAACAGAGGCCTGCCAGCGGTGCCGGGGGTCTGAGACTGTCCATTAAATGGATGGGCAACAATAATTGGCCTGATATCAGTGTAAAAACACACCAGTCAGGCTCCCGTCAGGGCTTGGTTTCAACAGaactcatttattcatttaacatTCATTATGTTGTCCCTCTCTTCAGCCAATTTCTACTTCCTGCCCGGCCAGCTCGATGCTCTTCTTTGTGGGAACAGCTCAGATTCCGGGTGAGTTCCTCACGCGAATGCAGCGAATCGTTCAACAGTTGCGACCGCAAATCTGTCTGAAGTCTGATTACTGTGAGGAAACTGAGTCGCATGTGGGGTGATCTCTCTTTGCTTATCGAGCTCTGTCCCTCGCTGTTCTTAGGCGCTGCCCAGAGGGCTACACCTGCATGAAAGCTGGGAGGAATCCAAACTATGGTTATACCAGCTTTGACAGCTTCGGATGGGCCTTCCTGGCACTTTTTCGCCTCATGACACAGGATTTCTGGGAGAATCTTTACATGCTGGTAAATAAAACGCGAAGTCAGGCCACATACAGTCAAACAGCACCACTGAGCTGAAAAGATACGACAAGTTAATGATGGAATTCTTCAGGAAAATCAGCCATCAATATACAAAtatgttttctctctcttgccTTCAGTTAAATTGCCAAACGTTCCACGGATCAGACGCGTTATACCTCTCAAATTGAAATTACGTAATATCAGTTAGTTCCCATTTATGTAACTTGTTCGTAACAGTCGTTGTTCTCTGAAGATCCTTATTCCAAGATACTTgacttccattttttttctctttcagggAAAATTGTAGAAAATAAACAATCACCTAAATGAGTAATAAAATTTAAAACTGTGAATGTAAAAATTTTGAACAGTCAGCATGTCATACTGCCATGCCACATgcattctgtgtgtgttctggcagATCCGCTGTTTTACACAAAGCCCTGTAAGCACTTTTACTGCCACATACAGCACACACTGGGTGCAGGGGAgcaaatatgaaatattaagaGCTCAGGCATTACTGTATGGCCAATGAGGGAAATGAGACCTGATGGGAGCGTTCCAGCTCTTACTTCTATTTTTGTTCTCGTCTTTGAAACTCACCTCCCAGCTGCAAGCTTCAACGGCTACTGTGCCGACCATCTTTTAAACGCCGACTATTTAGCTGTTTTAATACCCGCGCTCATCCtgtctctgcttctgtctctctgaagACAAAATGGTCGAAAAACATTTCCAGTCTAAACGGGTTCTGGTGTCAGCAATGATTTAAATACCCACAGCTCTGTGAAATGTATGGAATTCCTGTCTTAAATCTGCATTAGGGGAAGGGTTCCACAGTGTTCTGGCATTATAGTAACAGCTTTATTAAGAATTTCCCAGAATGTTCTCATTTGTTCCGCTGTGCCTCTTCTTCGTTATTCTGCACTGGGAATAGCATCCCAGTCCATACAAAGTGCCTGACTGGCAGCGACTAGtatggttttaatgaaaaagTAGGTCAAAATGCACACGTATAATAGCACTCCCTGATGAACAAGCGTACCTTAAGCATATAGTGAGAACTCAATTAGTGCAGGATTTAGATATATTCTACTCTGTGCagaggaggaacacagtctTGCTCCACTGGCCTCAGGAAAATCACCTGTTCCcagttaaaatatttaattatatttacaTGAAATCAAGTTTGAATGAAAAGCCAGTTGTTAAGAAACTAGCCGGCTGACATTGGGCGGACTTTAGGATTGACAGAAGTCGCTCCCACTTCCCTCACGACCTCGACTCTTTCCCAACAGACTCTGAGGGCAGCCGGGAAAACCTACATGATCTTTTTTGTCTTGGTGATCTTCGTGGGTTCATTCTACCTGGTGAATCTGATCCTGGCTGTGGTGGCCATGGCCTATGAGGAGCAGAATCAGGCCACTATGGAGGAGGCCcaacagaaggaggaggaattcAAGGCCATGTTGGAGCAGCTCAAGAGACAACAGGAAGATGCGCAGGTTCCTCCTTAGTTGGACATTTAGTTATTCAGTAAGTTTTTCCCCCTTATATATGTTCTGATTTATTTGTTGCTTATTTGCAGGCTGCTGCTATGGCAACCTCTGCAGGCACAGTGTCAGAGGACGCggtggaggatgatggaggagggCATTTGTCATGCAGCTCCTCTGAGATGTCAAAACTCAGCTCCAAGAGCGCCAAGGAGCGGCGCAATCGAAAGAAGAAGTGGCGCCAaaaagagcaggagaaggagaaaggcgACAGCGAGAAGTTTGTCAAGTCTGAGTCCGATGACGGCAGCAAGAGGAGCCGCTTCCGTTTTCCCGATAATCGCTTGGGCCGAAAATCTTCCATCATGAATCAGGTTAGAAAACACAAATCAGGTGTTCTCTCTTCGCCTTGGACAGAACTAACGTCTCACGTCGTTCCTCTTCTGTAAGTCACGCGGTTGCCACGGAAATGACTCTTCAGTGAAGTGCTCGGGTTGCAGGAGATGTTGGCTTTCACTCTGTCCTTTGAAACTGATGACCGGCGGCAGAAAAATGGCGGTGCGCTGTAGTTTAAGACGCCTAAATgtcatctctctttctcccttctcACAGTCTCTCCTCAGCATACCTGGCTCTCCTTTCCTGTCGCGCCACAATAGCAAGAGTAGTATCTTCAGTTTCAAAGGACGCAGCAAGGATGTGGGCTCAGAGAACGAATTTGCCGATGATGAGCACAGCACGGTGGAAGAGTGTGAGGAGCGCCGGGGTTCCCTGTTTAGTCCTTACCGGCGGAGCAGCTACAGCGGCTTCCATGGGAAGAGAAATAGCACAGTGGATTGCAATGGAGTGGTGTCACTCATCGGCCCGGGGCCGGGTGGACGCCTTCTGCCTGAGGTGAAAATAGATAAGGCAGCTACTGATGACAGTGTAAGGAAGTCAATGAGTAGACCTACAGTATCTAGGCATGGCCCCCTTCTCGTCcgttccttttctttcttgctcACTATCCTTTAATCTGTCATTTTTGCAAGTCCGTATGTATCTCTTGGCTAAGCGCTCgcgcctcccctcccccagcccctaCAGTGTATGCTGCCCTCCAACAGTAGGCAAAGGATGGAGAAATTAGCACATTCTAAAGTCACTAAACCTCAACCGAGCAtcagtttgtttggtttttgcaACTGGGTCTATCAATGACTTCCAGGCCACTTTGTTGTTTGATTTGAAAGACTGAGTAATGACTgtcaatgtttgtgtgttcatatcaaatatttattcacaCACGGCCCATGCACATTTCACATACAAGCGGCGTTCCAACATGTCTCTGCCCACTGTGCAAATATTTAAAACCTGATAAATATCCACTGCACCACATGTATGAGATGTTAAATTTTTGCCCATCACACCAGTTTGGTAACAAACAGCATCTATTGAAGAGCTCCAGTGTCTTGATGTGTTCCTCCTCCAGGCATCCAGATCCTGTGCGAGCCTGTGTGGGTAGATCTACAGTAGGAGGCGGTAAAGGCAGAGGGGACCACATACATTTATACCAACTCCCCTGAGCACTGTTAATATCACAGAGTAGCACCAGTAAAACACACCATCCTACCAGGCCTTAATATGAGTAATAAGACAGTAAATGGAGGGCTGCCGTCCTTGTCTGTCTCTATCTTTTCCGTTTTCCCAAACCTTACATAGTCAACATTAATGGAGTCATTGTGTCTGATTCTAGTTAGCATGGTAGATTTAAACCCTAGACTAAAATAAGCATGACGAATACAAGTAGAAAATGGTTATGATGTTTGCAAtttcctctccctttctttgACTTGGAGCATGCTTTTGCATGACGAATGAAACTAAACTTCTGCCTTCATATGATCTCGTTACAATGCTCTTGACATGGTTGCAATATAAGCTCTACGGTTTCAAAGTAGGAAGATATAATAGCATCAGTTTGGAATTGGCATTAAAGTGGCCAGATTTTGGGGATCAAACCTGATGATTATATTGCAGTGGCAGCAAAGCCTCCATTATTGCATGACagggctgaaaatgcattcatgCAGAAGCAGTTTTTCTTCACACAGTATCTCAGAAcccattttattgtttaattgGGTTGAGCTAATTACATTCCAACCTTATTAGGGTCAAGGATTCCAAGACCACTGCTCCCTCTTTGGCTGAAACCCGCATGCATTTACAGCAAACACACATCTTCCTTGAAACCAGTATCGACGCAGAAATGGATGACAACTGCCTCGCCCCGCCCCCAAAACTACAACCCTCGACTAGTTTTTTCGTGCCAATGCCGTTGTGCACTTCCCTCCGCCGGCCACCGGTGGCGATGTGGGATGGTGTTCATGTCGTCTCCATGGGTGCTTgattcttcctctcctcctgacagCCAACTACTGAGGTTgaggtgaagaagaagctgTCGGGCTCCCTGATGGTGTCTGTGGACCAGCTCAATACCTCCTTTGGGCGGAAAGAGCGGGCCAACAGTGTCATGAGCGTCATTACCAACACACTAGTGGAGGGTACTGCCACTTTCACCCAGCTATTTAACCTGCTCTTTCCTTATTATTTGACTTGAATTTCCTGCTTATCTGCTTTGCATATCCAGCAGTTCCAGATACATACTATGCATACAGTTTTTCTATCATTTGATACCATTGCATGCAGTATGCTCGAACGAACCAGTATGGATGATTTTAATGTGTAATCCGCGCTATGTCTTCAGAACTGGAGGAGTCTCAGCGCAAGTGTCCACCTTGCTGGTATAAATTTGCTAACACATTCCTGATCTGGGAGTGCAGCCCTACCTGGATCAAAATCAAGGAGATAGTCAATCTGATTGTCATGGATCCTTTCGTGGACTTAGCCATCACCATCTGCATTGTCCTCAATACGCTCTTCATGGCCATGGAGCACTACCCCATGACCCCTGACTTCGAACACATGCTTTCTGTGGGCAATCTGGTGAGTGGTGGAAGTGTTGgttcctttccttttttctttgattctttggtttttctaaaaaaaaaaaaaaggtttaccTAAAGAGGCGAGGTCATGGCGGGTGTAATGTCAGATTCCTAACCAGCCTTTCCTGTCTTAGCTCTCTAACCGCCATTATTCCCCCTCCGATCAAATGCTTCAGGAGTATTACTGAATTTGCCTCTTCGATAACTGAACCCATCCATTTTCACTGGGAAGGTTTATTGGAATGATTTTCGAAGCACGTCTGTAAACATCTCGGCATCCCAACACAATAAGTTGTAGCTGACACAGTGTTGCACAATATGAGTAATAACTTTGGAGTggagtgtttatttattttgtgagcTCTTCCTGGGAGTAATTTATTAGTGTCATTTCTGACAAGCAACACATCATCTGGAGTATATAAAATCTCATATATCAATGGAGCCTGTCAATATTAATTCATCAATGCATTATGACTTTGGATTATTCTATGTAATTAATGTGTTAACTATTTTAAACCTATTAACACATGTGAAGAGTCTGTTGCACTGATAATTAGCCGAGGACGGAGGGAATAGAGATGTGAAAAAAGCCCACTGGCCGACTTGATGGGCTCAATTCCAAGATTTACATGGATTTAGAGGGAAGTTATTAACTGTAAAGTCATTTATACACACTGCAGGAAGGAGTTTATGCTTCACAAAGCCCGAAATATCATCTCAACCCTAAGCATAGCCTAGTTAAGTCTTTAATTTTGGTGTGTCTAAATCTAAAGCTCCACTATTTTATCTTTCCATTCCAACAGAAATGAATATTTCATAGGATTTATTCACTGTTTTGAATAAATAGACATAAATCAAATTGGATTAAACCACAACCGCCCTAATCACCTAATATTTActatattaatatttaattagtGGTCTTCCACAAGAAATAGATATGCTTCCATCTTTCACTTTTATAGGCGGCCAATGAAAATGTTACTGATTGTTctgcttgtgtgtctgttttatGCTGCAGGTTTTCACGGGAATATTTGCAGGGGAGATGCTCTTCAAACTGGTGGCTATGGATCCATACTACTATTTCCAGGAAGCCTGGAACTGTTTTGATGGTTTCATTGTGACGCTGAGTTTAGTGGAGCTGGCTCTGGCTGACGTAGAGGGTCTTTCTGTCTTACGGTCATTCCGATTGGTAAATACCATTTTTGGTTAAAcatttacaacaacaaaaaactattacaaggaaaaaatgaaataaaaggaatTTCGTGTTTATACTAAAAATGGGTTTAAGTTGAGTAGGTCAACTAGATACAATAACAGTATTGAGTGTTCATATTTATGCTTCATTGGTGTAAAACAGAGGGTTAATAAAGCAGAAACTGTGACTGATTCATATTTATTCCTTTCTTTCCACTGTCCCTCTGCAGCTGCGAGTGTTTAAGCTGGCCAAGTCTTGGCCTACCCTTAATATGCTGATCAAGATCATCGGTAACTCAGTCGGAGCCTTGGGGAACTTGACTCTGGTGCTCGCCATTATCGTCTTTATCTTTGCCGTGGTGGGCATGCAGCTGTTTGGCAAGAACTACAAAGATTGTGTGTGTAAAATCGCTCGAGACTGTGAGCTGCCCCGCTGGCACATGAACGACTTCTTCCACTCGTTCCTGATTGTCTTCCGGGTGCTGTGCGGCGAGTGGATCGAGACCATGTGGGACTGCATGGAGGTGGCGGGACAGGCCATGTGTCTCATTGTCTTTATGATGGTCATGGTCATCGGAAACTTGGTGGTATGTATTTCACAGGAAATGAGCCAGATTGGTAAATCCCTGCACTTATGTCACTGTTTGCTTATGCGATAGGTTTTGAACCTCTTCCTTGCCTTGTTGCTGAGCTCGTTCAGCGCTGACAACCTGGCTGCCACAGACGATGACGGCGAGCCCAACAACCTCCAGATTTCTGTCATGCGCATTAAGAAAGGCATAGCCTGGATAAAAGCAAAGGTAAGGATCCTGATGGCGAGTCTGCTTAAAAAACCACCAATGGAAGATGAGCAGAAGCCCTTGGATGACATGTATGACAAAAAACTGAACTTCATTGCCAATCACACTGGGGTGGACATAAACCGAGACCTGGACTACGCCAAGAACGGCAACGGCACCACAAGTGGCATTGGCAGCAGCGTGGGCAAGTACATGATCGATGAGGACCACATGTCATTCATCCACAACCCCaatctgactgtgtgtgtgcccatCGCCGTGGGCGAGTCTGACTTTGAGAACCTCAACACAGAGGACTTCAGCAGCGAGTCGGACATAGAGAACAGCAAAGAGGTGAGTGAGGTCCTTTCGGTAACAGCATTTTAAATAGCAAACTACGGCTAATTTAGTTACTGTTAACCTTGTTATCTTTGCCTCACCTTAAATATCATTTAAGGATACTTGATTACATCCCAGTGTACTTTGAGTTGTGCCAAACTTGTTCATTATGGTGGTTCTGCCAGGAGGAAACGTATCGGAGAATAATTATTCATATGTACACTTggtgcttttattcttttaataaCATATGCATGCAGTAATCTGGTCTGGCCCATCTAAATGCTACTAATTTATAGTAATTCCATCATTGACAGGGATCTAGAGTGCTCCAGTGATCTACTGGAGTAGATAAAATGTGTATCTCCTGCTCTTATGGGTAAAAAACATTTAGAACATTGTCTGAGAGACCATGTGATTATTTGATATTTCTATATCAGTGTCCATCCGCGTGACATATGTAGGGTTCTATGGAGAGAACCTGATCAAATTGTATTTGTATTTCAGAATTTTCATGATTTCCGCAGAGGTTGCGTCGGAATTAGCGCCACAATTAGCTCAGGGCCATTTCCCTCTGTAGACAAACTAACTGAGGGGAGCTACCAATCAGTTGTTCCCCTGTTGTGCCTGCATGACCATATATCTGGATCTCTGCAGCTGGATGACACCAGTTCATCTGAGGGCAGCACCATTGACATCAAGCCTgacgtggaggaggtggtggtggtggagacggTGGAGGAGTACATGGAACCAGAGTCATGCTGGACAGATGGTGAGACTCCTCACTGCTCTTGTTTCACTGATTACCTTCACTCTGTTGCACCGAGATGGAAAAAAGGCTGGGAggaaattatatatatatatatcaggcaaattaaattaaattagtaATAATAAGTTAATAAATTAGTCGCAAAATCTAAATGataattaataattatttaattatCATAAAAGTATATCAGCGTTTTGTTATTAAGAGGCATTTGATATGAATGTATACAATGATGATggagtgtttttttaaagtgaagACATGTCTTCTGATCAGATGCTTTGTTTCCTCAGCTTGTGTGGCCAAATATAAGTGCTGTGAAGTTGACATCACCATGGGCTGGGGAAAAAACTGGTGGTTCCTGAGGAAAACGTGCTACTTGATTGTGGAACACAACTGGTTTGAGACCCTGATCATCTTCATGATCCTCCTCAGTAGTGGTGCCCTGGTGAGGAGTACACTTCGAAATATTCTATtatatcatccatccatccgtccatccatccatccatccgtccatccatcctctaccacttatccggggtcgggtcgcgggggcagcagcctaagaagagaagcccagacttccctctccccagctacttcttccagctcatccggagggatccccaggcgtttccagaccagtcgagagacatagtctctccaacgtgtcctgggtcttcccggggtctcctaccggagggacatgccctgaacacctcaccagggaggcatccagggggcatcctaactagatgcccaagccacctcatctggctcctctcaacgcggaggagcagcagctctactcggagctcctcccggattctcaccctatctctaagggagagcccagccaccctacggaggaagctcatttcggccacttgtacccgtgatcttgttctttcggtcattacccaaagctcatgaccataggtgagggtaggaacgaagatcgaccggtaaatcgagagctttgcctgtcaatctcctgctgttatattatatatttaaaaaatctgcTGTTTGCTTATTTGATAAAAATCTGATTAAGTAAAGACTGAATGAAGTTGGCTCGGTAATACTCAGTGTTATTGATAGTCTGTGGGTTGGCCGTAAGGGCATAAACCAAGATGATGGGGTAGACTTATGAGTCTCAGTGGTGCTGGGGGAGGGACCAGAGATCCCTTAAATTAACGGATGGGACCATTTACAAAACAGGGTTTAGCTTTGGGGTTGAAATGAGGCCCCGGCCTCAACTATCAGAAATGTTATTATGAAGAGCACTGCTAATTTCCTCCATCCCCAGTTTACACTGATTCCTTTCTCCCAGTGTGTATAATGTATGCAGAGTGCATTATTTTAATCTGATAAATCATAGTTTGCCACCAGGAACGTGAGAGTGGGCCCGTTTGTCATGCACAAATCCATCATAACATTCATCAAACGTTCATAAATCATCGGCAAGCATCCTCCCCATGGCTGAGTCCTGTTTACTGCTCTTCCACAGGCCTTCGAGGACGTGTACATCGAGCAGAGGAAGACAGTTCGTATAATTCTGGAGTATGCTGACAGGGTTTTCACTTACATCTTCATCCTGGAGATGTTGTTGAAATGGGTCGCTTATGGTTTTGTCAAGTATTTCACCAATGCCTGGTGTTGGCTGGACTTCTTCATTGTGGATGTAAgtccatttcttttttcttctgtgtgtCAGAGGTTGtaaaaaagcttttaattaCTTTGGTCCTCAATTCCACCATAGAGATAACAAAATAATGATTAATTAGAATGCTTTAAACTATAACATGAAATCTA
This genomic window from Takifugu rubripes chromosome 3, fTakRub1.2, whole genome shotgun sequence contains:
- the scn8aa gene encoding sodium channel, voltage gated, type VIII, alpha subunit a isoform X5, with the translated sequence MCLSFLLPSTLLLSGHALYITEFVDLGNVSALRTFRVLRALKTISVIPGLKTIVGALIQSVKKLSDVMILTVFCLSVFALIGLQLFMGNLRQKCVFWPINITDSQLSNKSQPFDWDEYITNDTNFYFLPGQLDALLCGNSSDSGRCPEGYTCMKAGRNPNYGYTSFDSFGWAFLALFRLMTQDFWENLYMLTLRAAGKTYMIFFVLVIFVGSFYLVNLILAVVAMAYEEQNQATMEEAQQKEEEFKAMLEQLKRQQEDAQAAAMATSAGTVSEDAVEDDGGGHLSCSSSEMSKLSSKSAKERRNRKKKWRQKEQEKEKGDSEKFVKSESDDGSKRSRFRFPDNRLGRKSSIMNQSLLSIPGSPFLSRHNSKSSIFSFKGRSKDVGSENEFADDEHSTVEECEERRGSLFSPYRRSSYSGFHGKRNSTVDCNGVVSLIGPGPGGRLLPEVKIDKAATDDSPTTEVEVKKKLSGSLMVSVDQLNTSFGRKERANSVMSVITNTLVEELEESQRKCPPCWYKFANTFLIWECSPTWIKIKEIVNLIVMDPFVDLAITICIVLNTLFMAMEHYPMTPDFEHMLSVGNLVFTGIFAGEMLFKLVAMDPYYYFQEAWNCFDGFIVTLSLVELALADVEGLSVLRSFRLLRVFKLAKSWPTLNMLIKIIGNSVGALGNLTLVLAIIVFIFAVVGMQLFGKNYKDCVCKIARDCELPRWHMNDFFHSFLIVFRVLCGEWIETMWDCMEVAGQAMCLIVFMMVMVIGNLVVLNLFLALLLSSFSADNLAATDDDGEPNNLQISVMRIKKGIAWIKAKVRILMASLLKKPPMEDEQKPLDDMYDKKLNFIANHTGVDINRDLDYAKNGNGTTSGIGSSVGKYMIDEDHMSFIHNPNLTVCVPIAVGESDFENLNTEDFSSESDIENSKELDDTSSSEGSTIDIKPDVEEVVVVETVEEYMEPESCWTDACVAKYKCCEVDITMGWGKNWWFLRKTCYLIVEHNWFETLIIFMILLSSGALAFEDVYIEQRKTVRIILEYADRVFTYIFILEMLLKWVAYGFVKYFTNAWCWLDFFIVDVSIVSLVANALGYSDLGPIKSLRTLRALRPLRALSRFEGMRVVVNALVGAIPSIMNVLLVCLIFWLIFSIMGVNLFAGKYYFCFNETSEEMFPVDVVNNKTQCEALIHQNFTEVRWKNVKINFDNVGAGYLALLQVATFKGWMDIMYAAVDSREVEDQPVYEVNIYMYIYFVVFIIFGSFFTLNLFIGVIIDNFNQQKKKFGGQDIFMTEEQKKYYNAMKKLGSKKPQKPIPRPQNKIQGMVFDFVTQQVFDISIMILICLNMVTMMVETDDQSDETENVLYWVNFIFIVVFTTEFLLKLFALRHYYFTNGWNIFDVVVVILSIVGMFLADLIEKYFVSPTLFRVIRLARIGRILRLIKGAKGIRTLLFALMMSLPALFNIGLLLFLVMFIFSIFGMSNFGYVKHAVGIDDLYNFETFGNSMIILFMITTSGGWDGLLLPILNYPPDCDPNLENPGTSVKGDCGNPSVGIFFFVMYIIISFLIVVNMYIAIILENFSVATEESADPLSEDDFETFYEIWEKFDPSASQFITFTKLSDFADALEHPLRVPKPNTIELIAMDLPMVSGDRIHCLDILFAFTKRVLGDSGELDMLRQQMEERFMAANPSKVSYEPITTTLRRKQEDISTRIIQNAYRGHLIRRGIIFKRHTFINNKLENGGTNQEKKESTPSTASLPSYDSVTKPDKEKQDENKEEWARKKKDKNQKDEWESKC